A window of Nymphalis io chromosome 18, ilAglIoxx1.1, whole genome shotgun sequence genomic DNA:
CCTCATCTACCTGATGAGTTTGGTAAgcaatacattttatgtattacaATGTTAACGTGTAAAATACTAATCTTCAGTCATAGGTCTTCTGAGTTTAGGTCAccaccaaaaatatatttatttcataaagaaATTTCCATAGTTATTATTTGGTAAAGGAAAGCTTATCTAATCCAGTGGTTTCCGTATTTTTTCAGATGACCAACGTATCATGACCTTCCTCAGAGGCTGCAAGTTCTCCCTTGAGAAATGCAAACGTAAACTGGACATGTACTTCACCATGAGATCAGCGGTTCCAGAATTCTTCACTGACCGAGACATCACTCGCCCCGAGCTACAGGAAATAATTAAGATTGTGTAAGGAAATCAATTCGTGcgttataaaattgtatcgtCAGTAACGATATACCTACTCATATTTCAATCGTATAGCGTCATGACAACTAAATGTCTAACGAATTAAAGCGTAAACTTTTGTAATAAACGATGCGTTTTGTCTAATGAGGCTGTATTGCATATCACATTTTTGATCCCAAATTATAAATtggttgaaaaattaaaaaagctattttataagAACCACCCTAAAACTAACTGCATAATACCaacgtgaaatatcagaaagtaatattatatgacTACATTAAGTGTAATGTTGCTAGAGTAAAGCtaacttgaataaaatttatttgatttgatttgatattatgtaaagtaatgttttttttttggatactTACATCATTATACAagtgtttgaattttattatatttatttagccaAATGCCGCCTATGCCTGGTCTTACTCCTGATGGTCGTCGAGTCATCCTTATGAgaggtatataaatttatttaatacctttATATTAAAAGCTCGATTAAGTATGTTCGTAcagtataattaatttgaagGATACCATAAGATAAATCAGATGAGGAAATGAAAAGAAACcgttcaaaataaatgaaagcgCTTaactacactggcctccaaaaaaatcgacccacctacattttttgtaaaaaagctatcgtatggttttaaactaccacatatttatatttttaagattgataatgaaaaaatgcattagtaggattgtacaaaaacagaaatagtgcgcaaaaaataggtttttaggtaaatatgtgacaaaacacgaaaacaaaattttacgcaattttatttttttgtgtacaaaacgattatgccgtttgtttttaaatttgggtgcctaaatcttactttaatagggagtgtttcttcctcttgacctaatcactgcctgcatacgcctattaagtgacctgattagctttttaatgtcttcctgtggggtccgttgccattcttcagttagggcagcttccagttgattaagggtttctggaattggatttcgtgctcgaaccgtacgttttagctggtcccagaggtgctctatcgggtttaagtccggactattggctggccactgcataactggaatttcgacttccctgagatagtctttaacaattctagcgacgtgaggtcgtgcgttgtcgtgcataagttggaaattatccccaatatatccagcgcaaggcatcacatgaggctccagaatgtccgttttgtaagtttcagcattaacagcacgattacggaaaaaaaccagctctgtgcgtcccgtcaaagaaatacctccccaaaacatagTAGAGCcaccaccaaatcggactgtttctcgaatgcaacactgagagtagcgttctcctggccttcgcatgacgttacgtcttccatcagagcctactagagacattcggctttcatcactgaacaatactgtctcccattagtccagtgtccaatcgacatgctgcctagcaaattgtagtcttgcttgtcgatgggatgctgtgagttttggtcctgttgctggcttgtgagaggttaagttttgctctcgaagtctttttcttacagtattttcactcacagacactccacgactttctcggagtctaccttgaacgtcaacagccgaaagatgtcggtttcttaaagacgtcaaaccaataaaacggtcatcggtcgggttcgtgacacgccccctgccagatcctggtctccggcgatactccccagtctccaagtagcgtttgtacacacttcgcaccgctgaacgacttaattttagtgttctagccacatttcgctgacttaacccctcatgaataagagctacgacttgagcagcttctgcttcagtagtatccattttttatgtttaaacttattaaaattattgtttcaacaaagtttcatacacttaatcaataataaacatcgaaccgagatgactccgcgttaagaactggaaataaactaaccatgcactttgtgcacaaagtaacgttttcttatcaatactttaaaaatattccaaatatcctcaataacacttacaactcctccaaatcaatatcaagtgggtaataaaatgttaaatgtatgtcccataagtaaaacaatccacctagatcgtcgcatagttaagataacaactttgtaagtaaaaaaatacgggtgggtcgatttttttggcggccagtgtattaaaattcaatttgattttgtattaattgaaTGTTAATTAAACGAAATATCTGTTTTTATGTTCAAGGTGTTGAAAAGGATGTTCAGACACCAAACGTAGCAAACGCCTTCAAACTGGCCCTAATGTTAGGCGATGTGAGACTTAATGAAGAAAAGGAAGGTGTTGCTGGTGATATTTATATCTTGGACGCATCTGTGGCTACACCCAACCACTTCGCCAAATTCACGCCAACGTTGGTGAAGAAATTCTTAGTGTGTGTACAGGTaagaatgtatattttaatttatgattttgatGATGTGATTTTtagaaacaattattattagaattacgaaattcaaaataaaacctcacctttcaatttatataaaaacaatacggTATTTATAAATTGTCACACAAATTTATATTAGCTTAGCattcaaataacataaatatttaaaagtaacaattaataaatcgaAAATGTTTTGACATTGGTTACTGATATGAATGGAGGGTATCCATTCGTAACTGATGGTTAACGCGTTAATTAggctattgttatatttataagcgTAATTTTCTCTGTGAGTCATTTTGTgaatcttttgagaaaataaatgtctaaaaCCATAATTTCATTGTCTGGAAGAGGTTGCTATGTCGCGATAAAGCCGCCAAAGTTGTATCAATGtgttatgtgattttttttccttgttttgtacaataaagtaaattatatttgtctataTTTCAACAGGAAGCATACCCAGTAAAGTTAAAGCAAGTGCACGTCATCAACATATCGCCGCTGGTAGACAAGATTGTGAACTTTGTCAAGCCTTTCCTCAAAGAAAAGATCAGAGAAAGGGTAATGATTTTAACATGTCttcaatataaacatacataaacagtTGCTTGCAGTTAAATACTTAATCAAAGTTCAACTTATATATCTCCAAGCCTTGCAATAAGTACGTAGCTTGTGGTCGTGttcattactttaatattatattaaaaaaagcctCAATGTCTCACCTAAGCCTCTTTTCTACTCGGCATAACTTGTACTtactagaatataaatattagttaatatagtaaatatttggtTTCAACTTCTTGGGTTCCATCAGGACCTAGCCATCCATGCGTGACTTTCTTACCTAGTCCTATTTTGGCATACTTTTGTAACTGTTTTATTACTacgtttaaagtaaaaaaaaaagaaaaattgaaaaaaaatgggTGGTCTTTACTGTAATACTATATACTCCATTATAACCCGTTCTAGTTGAATATCAAATACAACTATTTCTGAATTTTACTAATAGATTATTGTTACAACATAACCTAACCAACTTCTTACTCCATATGCCTTACTGATATTTTTACCCATGTATGAtactaattgattttaaaaattattttacagatCTTCATCCACAGTGACGTCAACGATTTGTACAAGCATGTGCCCCAGGATATGCTTCCTAGTGAATATGGTGGCAAAGCTGGTCCTATGAATGACCTTCatggtaaacatttttttttatacgaacgacatataaataaagaatgttATTTGCAATTTACTTTTATCGggaatctaatatttttattctttcccTAACTTTGTGTTAAGTTCAACTAAAAGGGTCGCTAATAAGCccaatgttaaccatcgcttatattgccaatgcgccaccaacttcgtaactaagattttatgtcccttttgcctgtaattacactgactcactgatccttcaaaccagaacacaacaataccaagtactgctattttgcggtagaatatctgatgagtgggtggtacctacccagacgagattgcacaaagcaataccaccagtaaaatggaTACatgaattaaattcaatacatgcatgattttatttaatacgagATGCTTTTGGACATAAGTGAAGCACATGAAAGCTCTTCTAGCCATTTCAGGTcgatactaataaatatttcaatttcagaTGCCTGGGTCAAGAAGCTAGAAGAATACAAAGGCTGGTTCGCTGACCAAGAACAGTACAAAGCAGATGAGGCTCTTAGACCAGGAAAGCCTACTAACTACGACGAACTCTTTGGAATAGATGGATCTTTCCGTCAATTAGTCATAGATTAGAAGGAAAAAGTATATTATGGAGTTTAGTATCCAGAATTAATTGAACGTATtccaaataattgaaaatttttatttacctgcTGGGCATTGACCCTTGTTAGAAAGAGGTCGTTATATGATACGTAGACTTAAATGCTGCTAGTAAAAATCGATATATTTGATCAAAAGAAAAAACTATTGTTGTCCCTTTTTACCTCTAATATTGCATGTTTaggttttatcaaaaaaattaaaaagtttcgaagtaaattacaaatagttcaattaattaaaacgacTCCATGCATAATTCTTTCTCCAAATAATATCCATTCAAGTTAAGTTGCCTCCTGTAGTTCACTAAGTTGCGTAATCAGACTGTCAATTTTAACTTGTCTGGGTTATATAGCGTCTTTTTACTATCGCACTTCTGTATTTGCATTTGATATTTGACAAAATGCTATGATATCAACCAAAGTAGATtgctcattattttttattgttatattgtcATGTTTATCGAATtactaaataaagtattattaatatatatatattttttttattactttttcttaTAACATCCAAGTAATCTAAGTTAATCAGCCACgcttatgataaaattaaaatatttgccaGCAATATATAAAGCCGACTCTACATTCGTCGATATATCGCAGCCGCGAACTTTAGCTGCAGTTCACGCGTGGTCTACACTTGCAACTCTCTATCAACAATTGCGTTTCACGGCTTACGATCGCGAATTTAGAGCGgtcattacataataattttcttcgGTCGTTACATAATGATTTAGTTAAGATTTGTCATTATCACTAAAAAGGTTGTAAAACTAAATTGGTTATAAAATAGATGTGATGTGATCAATACAAATTGAAGTGTATTTCTATGTTGCCTCTTTTCAAgataatatggctatttgcgagatatcaaaaccaaaataatcatttttttatttttttctgtctgtctgtttgaccGGACTAATCCTTGTAACGgctataaattacaaattaaattttaaatttttgccaGTAGCTTCTCCCGCATAAAAAATAGTCGTTTCGTATCCATCGAATATAaatcaaaagccgagatggccctgtggtaagaacgcgtgaatcttaaccgatgatcgtgggttcaaacccgggcaagcaccactgaattttcatgtgcttaatttgtgattataattcatctcgtgctttacggtgaaggaaaacatcgtgaggaaacctgcatgtgtctaatttcactgaaattgtgccacatgtgaattctaccaacccgcattggagcagcgtggtggaataagctccaaaaccttctcctcaaaaagaggagaggaggcttttagcccagcagtgggacattcacaggctgttacggttagaATATAAATCCAACAAAAACAACTAGATAAGCAATTTTGATACTTATGTCaaacaatttcataataataacctAATTATTTTGCGACATAGTTGCACCGCACCTGTTGTAGTCACGCGCTAGGTACTTCGCACGCCTTCTGAAGTCGACTGTACGAGTTTTTGTTCATCTAGCTATATTATACCcttgtctttatatatatatataggcctctgcatctttgacagatgatttaagcggcatcgcgaaggcacttgcgttcatgactgaatagaccaatgcgagagagaatcctccggccgcacttccgacaagtgtatgcgcccccagatgggcgggggtttgaagcccgctcatgacgcctagtgcgtttttcttttagtaggtttaaccagtcattgtcatgctttgattgaccttcgtgaataaggtaGCAGCCTTGTCTTTATGTCCACTATAATGCTATGAGCACACTAACACAACATTGTTCACAATTTAAACTGTCACCGCGATTATAGTGGTAAtgtaatgtaacagcctgtggatgtcccactactgggttaaggcctcgtctccttttagggaaggttttggagcttgttctatcacgctgctccaatgcgggttggtagaataggcatgaaattagacacatgcaggttccctcacgatgttttgatGAAtgatagatgaattataaacacaaattaagcacatgaaaattcagtggtgcttcccgggtttgaacccacgatcatcggttaagattcacgcgttcaaaccactaggccatctcgtaaTGGTCACGTTGCTTAATTTCCATTGCTTCGAAACGGCAGTAGTAGTTTTATTCATCGAAAGAACTGATATGTCGTAAATGATTATGTAtcaataaactatataataaatagcatttcgagtataaataagaaacacaaaatttttttctgttaagaaaatcttattttttttgttttgtgatcAAAATCTACCCTTGAAATTGTAATATagtcatacataatatatttcattttaacctTGAACAGGATTTACTTCTGTAAAATcaagttaaatattaacaattttcttcttaatttcatataataaaagacaattttttCACCAATACGTACTAACAATGCCAATACTTTAAATAGTTCATGAAGTAAGTTTGGTACATACCATTAGTTATGgacaaatttgaatataatgaaTCATACGACAAAAACGtctcaattgaattattatacacAGGAGACAAAAGCGAGCTCAACAACGAACCAACGAATAAGATAACtttctaaataaatagataaatgagATTTCTTAAGATCAGCATCGTCTATTCAAACAGATATGGAAGCGGTCAGAATGCCTGACTAAAACTCCACCTTTGAGGATAGTTTATTTTCCCACCACAACGATGATACTTTCGGTCACGGCGACCATTCCCAAAAGAAACTAACAAACAACGCGGGACAtaatatagtacacaagtgtctGTGCAAACATGCTGTATAATTATGTCGTAAATCCGATCAATGAACAATCTGGCACGACTTGAAAGACAGGCGCAGGATCAATTACTTCAAGTGATTTTTGATGCTAAGGAAAAACACTAACATTTTACTGACCCGGTGTTTGAATTCAGGACCTGTGAATCAATGAGTCAATAACCATCCTAGCAAattggtcacctgatggtaagtggtaaacactgcccatagacaatgcTACTGTAAGAGATATTATCATACCGTAAAatgccaacgcgccaccaaccatgggaactaagatgttatgtcctttgtgcctgtagttacacttgcactcacctttcaaaccagaacaaaacaatgctatatattgttgtttggcagtagaaAAAATTATGTCTGGATAGTACCTACTCAGacatagaaaattttatatacttagttaTTAATACATAGttcataaattatcataatagaAACATTTCCTTACGAAACAATAAATGAGTAACGAGTTGCGTCAATAAGTTAATGTAAGAGACggttaaaaaacaacaaaataaaaacaaacacacgAGTCCAACTGTTGAAATATGATTACGAAATAGAGTGCCCGGCAAACAATATTCGTAATATAATTCTTGACTGTACACAACACAagcgtatatacatataaaaaggtgaAATTTGCCTGTTAAAAGTACTTATCATTGATACTGTAACTTATGTATTATGAGCGAGCGCTTTCGAAACAAAACTGGCAGTCGACACTTTTTGATGATACGAAAATTATAACGATTGAAAGAAAACTTTGTATATAATCGTTGGCGTATTTTACTAGTGGCAAGAAAAAAACTATCATAATTATGGTAAATAAGGAATAGATGGGTAACTTATATTTAGTATTAGAGTACTTGTATAATGTTGATCAGAGTTTCTAACGATGTCATCACGTTCGTCTCGTTTTAACCAGAATAAATAACTACTTAACGTGGACGTAACTTAGAAAAGTAAGAATTGCGTGCTGTGAAATTGAAAATACTCCAACAATCTCTATATTAGGTTATCAATGATCCCAAAAATGTATCACCAATTTTTTAAGTGTGGGCATCAATCTTAAATAGTAAGGAAAGAATACAAAGTGCAGTCAAGAGCTACATCTCTTTcttaattcattcattattataattcccTTGAAAATTTCGGAGATATTTccgcataattatttattacttaattagaAAGCACCTATCCTTCATGAGTTACAATTCCTATACCGATAGAAATATTTTCCTTACTAACGGATATAAAATAGTACCAAATGAATGAATCAGAGCGAGGAAATGGAACAAACTGCAAGATATTATTGCGTCGCTTATTTCGTACATCGATTCAGTGAACTATTACGAATGTTACAGTCGTGAAAATTTGAATAGCAACATAACTAGATCGATCAATTATTTAGTTTGCTGCAACATATAATCTGAGCTTCAGAGCTAGTCTGTGAGAGCAAACTCGaaattcaccgcagaaaacggtagTAAAATATTAGAAAGTGATAtatgacattgactataattataatatttaaagaatacacgcatcacaATAGCTTATCGCATAAGTcgtttgtcaacatttcacgggtgagcaATGAAGTGAGCTCTTACAGAACAGCGCTGCAGAACATGATCGCGAAATAATGGGAAacgatatgcgacattgactattatAATGATAACGTTTAAGGTATTTACGCATCAGGATAGCATATCACCGTAAGTTCAACGTTTTACAAGTTATCACATTACGTTACGAAGTGagatcttacagaatagccctgcTGATATATCTCTGACTTCTTTTCGTTCTTCTTTTCCGATCAGTAGTTTTAACTTTTACCCAGTAGTTAGTAATAGAGTTTGATTTAGGCATGAAAAGAAAATGGTAGGCTAATTTCTAGGCTAATTCTCTAGTAGTCTAGTTCTCTaatagctttaatatttttatattgaaatacaatACAACTACAATACAATAGATTATGCTACTACCTCAACAACTATTAAAAGTTGAGAAAATTTAACCTAACAGCAAGGGCATTCCCCATTCGTCCTGGGAATGACAAGTAggatacctgatggtaaatggatAGActagcattttaagaaatgtaaaccatcacttacatcgccaaaacGCCACCTGCTTTGGTAACTAAGATCATATGAGCCTAATGCTTGTTAAGCTGGCTAACTCGCCGATCAAACCTGAAAACAacagtactaaatatttttagtactgTTGTGTATGTTTatagtttggcggtagaatatatgatgactgggtggtacctatcaaGTAGATAATTACCGTGGTAAAATTCTAtggtacataatatatgtataaagatatcgcgatacaaaaagaaaatcgaattaaaaagcttattttaaagTCCCTTCATGATATTAATGATTTCTTTATTGGATGGCATGAAGCAAATCAACttgcgtaattaaaaaaaaaccgtaaacTTTAAATGACGtacaatttttactttatcaAACTTGAGCTATGCACTTGAGGAAAAG
This region includes:
- the LOC126775466 gene encoding alpha-tocopherol transfer protein-like, translated to MTLEQPTGEMWQKIREELNENPDTKGQDLAHIKEWLKKEPHLPDEFDDQRIMTFLRGCKFSLEKCKRKLDMYFTMRSAVPEFFTDRDITRPELQEIIKIVQMPPMPGLTPDGRRVILMRGVEKDVQTPNVANAFKLALMLGDVRLNEEKEGVAGDIYILDASVATPNHFAKFTPTLVKKFLVCVQEAYPVKLKQVHVINISPLVDKIVNFVKPFLKEKIRERIFIHSDVNDLYKHVPQDMLPSEYGGKAGPMNDLHDAWVKKLEEYKGWFADQEQYKADEALRPGKPTNYDELFGIDGSFRQLVID